ATGGAAGGCCAGCATAAACTCCCATCAAAAGAGTAGCGATAAATGAGGATACTGCAGTTGCAAATATGGCTCCATTCTTTGGAACTCCAGCGTCAGAGAGAATTGCCGGATTTACAACGAGTATGTAGGCCATTGTAAAAAAGGTTGTAAAACCGGCGATTATCTCTCTCTTTATCTCCTCCCTCAAAATTTCCTCTAAAGCTTTAGTTTCCTCCCCAACTGGGAGTATACCTTCTGTTTTTTCATTTTATAGTATATCGGCCTTCCGTGGGGACAGAATTCCCTATCCTTACATAGAAGGTATCTATTAAAGAGCTCCTCCATTTCCTCCAAATTAACTATTCTGTACCCGGATTTAACGGCCCTCCTACAGGCAACAGCTGCAACAGTTTCAGGGGATGAATTTTTTAAATTGAGGATATCCTCAATAGATAGAATTTCTGGAATTTCATAAACAAGTAGCCTCTCTCCATTCTCCTCAAAACCGATTCCCAAATCCTTGAGTTTTTCTAAAAGCCCCTTGTCCAAATCAAGAGGTTTTGAGAGAGAGACTTTTCTTACTTCTCCCTTTCTCAATTTCTCAAGGAGCTCCTCGTAGTTAACCCTCTCGTGAATTAGGTGGAGGTCAAAAAAGTAGTAGTTCTCTGCATCGTGGGCTATTAGAACTGTCCCGTCAGAGCCGATAATTTTGATTGGAGACCTGTACTCTATCTCCCTTTCCTCCCTTACAACGTGGAACTTTGGGAGTTTAATCTGAACCGACAGGAGCTCCTCCAACTCCTTCAAGTACTCATCGCTCTCTATGAGAACTCTCTCCTTAGTCGGTGTAACGTTCGGGTCAACCAAATCTGGGGGAACCTCTATAAAGAGGATGAAACTCTTAATTCCCAAATCCAAAAGTAACTTTTCAGCCTGTGGGAGCCCCACAGGTCTCCTGTTTACAAAAACTTGCTTTATTCCCTTTTTCTCCCTATTAAAGAAAACCTTTACAAGTTTACCCTCCACCTTTAGAAAATCCCAACTCTTTCCAAAGACCTGAAGGACTCTCTCTTCAAGGGATGATGCAGGGAGGAACTTATCGTTTATTCTAAATGTAACGTTGGGATTGGCCAGGGCGTAAATTCTTGAAAGGTTTTCTAAAGAGCTTTTCCCTTTCCTTCCAACAGACTTTCTCCTAACAGGAGTGTTGAAAAAGAGCTCCCTAATCTCAACGGTTGTCCCCTTCCTGTAGGGAATTGGAGAGTACTCTTCAACCCTTCCACCCCTTACGACCAACTTTCCACCTATCTGACCACTTGGGGAACTCTTTATCGTTAAAAACGATACCTGAGAAATTGCATAGAGTGCCTCTCCTCTGAAACCGTAGGTTCTTAAACGATTTAAATCACTGAATTCCGAGATTTTACTCGTTGTAAACCTTTCAACCGTGAGGGGGAGCTCCCTGTAGTCAATTCCTACTCCGTCGTCGGAAACGGAAAAGGAAAAAGGACTATCAATAACAACTCTTATCTCCCTTGGAGCCGAATCAACAGCGTTCTCGATGAGCTCTTTAAGGACAGCTTTAGGAGACGATGCTATCTGTCCCGAGGAAATCCTTCTAACCGTTTCCTGACTTAATCTTTTAATCATCCCTAACTTCCATGTATAGAAAATTTTTTATACAATAGGAGAAATCTATAAAAAGAAGGAGGGAGCAGATGGAGAGGTTGGTAGTCTGGCTGGAGGAGGTCGGAATCGAGGACGTTCCAATAGTAGGTGGAAAGAATGCCTCCTTAGGTGAAATGATGAAAGCTCTTTCTCCAAAGGGCATTAACATTCCAGAGGGTTTTGTAGTTACGGCTAACGCATACAGGTACTTTATTAAATATAACAATTTACAGGAAAAAATAAAGGAAACACTAAAAGGATTAAACGTCAATGATGTTGATGACCTTCACAGAAGAGGAGAAAAGGTAAGGGAGCTGATAAGGAGTGGAAGCTTTCCTGACGATTTAAAGGAGCTGATAGTAAAGTACTACAAGGAGCTCTCAAAAAAGTTTGATACCGAAGCCGTCGACGTTGCAGTCCGCTCATCTGCTACAGCTGAGGACCTTCCAAATGCATCCTTTGCAGGTCAGCAGGAAACTTACTTAAACGTTAGGGGAGTTGATAACCTATTAAACTCAATCAAAAAGTGCTTTGCATCCCTTTTTACAGACAGGGCAATTTCATACAGGGAGAGCTTTGGTTTTGACCACTTTAAAGTGGCTCTGGCCGTTGGCGTCCAAAAGATGGTTCGTTCAGACCTTGCCTCTTCAGGTGTAGGATTTTCACTTGATACAGAAAGTGGATTTAAGGACGTTGTTTTGGTTACAGGTTCCTACGGCCTCGGAGAGATGGTTGTTAGGGGGGCAGTTACTCCCGACGAGTGGCTCGTCTTTAAGCCAACGTTAAAGGAGGGCTACAAAGCAATAATTGAGAAGAAGTTGGGTGATAAGAAGCAGAAGATGGTCTATGGGGAAACTGAAAAGGAACCTGTAAAGATTGTTCCCGTTCCACTTTCCGATAGGGAAAGGTTCTGTTTAACGGACGATGAGGTTTTGACGCTCTCAAGGTGGATTTGTGAGATAGAGGACTATTACTCTGAGAAAAATGGGCGCTGGACTCCTATGGACGTTGAGTGGGCAAAGGATGGAGAACTCAATAAGCTCTACATAGTTCAGGCAAGGCCTGAAACTGTTCACTCAAGGAAGGATTACTCAAAGATAGTTGTTTACAGAATAACAGAACCTCCAGAAATGAGGAAGAAAAAGGTTCTCGTAACCGGAATTGCTGTTGGAAAGAAGATTGCAGAGGGGAAGGTAAAGATTCTCATGTCTGTTGAGGAGGCAGACAGGTTTGAAAAAGGAGACATTTTAGTTACGGATATGACAGACCCCGACTGGGAACCAATAATGAAAAAGGCTGCTGCAATTGTTACAAACAGGGGAGGGAGGACCTGCCACGCTGCAATTGTTGCAAGGGAGTTGGGAGTCCCTGCAGTAGTTGGAACGGAAAACGCAACAGAGGTTTTAAAGGAGGGCCAGCAGGTTACAGTTTCGTGTGCCGAAGGAGCCGTAGGCTACGTTTACGATGGCCACGTTGACTATGAGGTTAAGGAGGTTGACCTAAGGGAGCTCCCCAAACCAAAAACCCCTATAATGTTCAACGTTGCAACCCCCGAGAACGCCTTTGACCTATCGTTCCTTCCAAACGACGGAGTAGGCCTTGCAAGGGAGGAGTTCATAATAAACAACTATATAGGAATCCACCCCAATGCCCTCATTAAAATTGATGAGATAAGGGAAAAGGATGGGAAACTTTTTGAGGAAATTGAGAGAAGAACAAAGGGCTACAAGGATAAAAAGCAGTTCTACGTTGACAAGTTGGCCTTTGGAATAGCAAGGATAGCTGCAGCCTTCTATCCGAAGCCTGTCATTGTTAGGTTTTCAGACTTTAAATCAAACGAGTATGCAAATCTGTTAGGTGGAAAGTACTTTGAGCCAAAAGAGGAAAACCCTATGCTCGGGTGGAGGGGGGCAGCAAGGTACTACTCTCCAGAGTTTAAGGAGGCCTTTGGCCTTGAGTGCTTGGCAATTAAAAAGGTAAGAGAGGAGATTGGGTTAAAGAACGTAACCGTTATGGTTCCCTTCTGCAGGACTCCTGAGGAGGGAGAAAAAGTTCTGAAGGTTATGGAGGAGTATGGCCTTAAAAAAGGAGAGGATGGCTTACAGGTTTACGTTATGTGTGAAATTCCATCGAACGTAATTCTCTTTAAGGAGTTTTCAGAGTTCTTTGACGGCTTTTCGATAGGTTCAAACGACCTGACCCAGCTTACGTTAGGTGTTGATAGGGATTCAGCTTTGGTCTCCCACATTTACGATGAGAGGAATGAGGCCGTTAAGTGGATGGTCGGAAGGGCCATTGAAGAGGGCAAAAAGTACAAAAGGAAAGTTGGAATCTGCGGTCAGGCTCCCTCAGACCACCCTGACTTTGCACAGTTCTTGGTTGAAAAGGGTATAGACACAATTTCAATAAACCCTGACTCCATCTTGGATGTTATAAGGGCTGTTTACGAAATAGAGAAAAAATTAGGGAGGGGATAGATGAAGGTTGCCTTCTTTGAACTTGAAGGGTGGGAGGTTCCTATTATTGAAAGGGAGCTTAAACCTAAGAATTTTGAAATTTTAAAATTAGAAAGGGAACCGCTGACGGAAAGAAAAGTTAGTGAAATAAGGGATGTAGAAGTTCTCTCTGTCTTTATATACTCAAGAGTGGGAAGGGAGATTATCGATTCCCTTCCAAATTTGAAGCTAATAACAACGCGCTCAACGGGATTTGACCACATAGATATTAACTATGCAAAGGAAAGGGGAATTGGAGTCTGTAACGTCCCTGATTACGGAATGGAAACAGTTGCAGAGTATACTCTACTTTTAATCCTATCACTTCTTAGAAAGTTAAAGCCAACACTCGAAAGGGTTTGCAGGGGGATTTTCTCAAGGGAAGGTTTAAGAGGTAATGACCTTGAGGGAAAAACGGTAGGCATCGTTGGAACGGGGAGAATAGGTTCAAGGCTGATAAAGCTTCTATCGGGATTTGATGTTAACGTTGTGGCCTACGATGTAAAGCCAAGGGAAAGTTTAGTTAAGGATTTCAAAGTTAAATACGTCTCCCTTGAGGAACTCCTCAAAACCTCTGATATCGTTACCCTTCACGTTCCCTATCTTCCATCAACACACCACCTGATAAACAAGGAGAACGTTAAACTTTTGAAGGATGGAGCGTTCCTAATTAATACGTCCCGTGGAGCAGTTGTTGAAACAGAAGCAGTCATTGAAGCCCTTAAGTCCGGTAAACTTTCCGGGGTTGCCCTCGACACATTTGAAGGAGAAGAGGTCTGGACAGAGGAAGAGTTAATCATATTTAGAGGGGAAAAGGACATTTCTCCTGAAATTTTAAAGAAGGCTATTGAAAGTTTTTCCCTCACCCAGTTTGATAATGCAATCGTAACTCCACACAATGCGTACAACACTCATGAAGCAATCATGAGAATCCTTCAAAAAACGTTGAATAACATAGTTTCCTTCAAGGAAAAGGGAAGATGCATATATCCTGTTGTGTGAGGAGGAGGTGTGAAGGTATTTTTTGACGATTCAGGGTTCTCCTTTTCAGACTACGAGAGTACCCTTGAAAAATTTAAACCCAATTCCCTCTTGACTAAGAAGGAGATGCCGTTTCTGGAGCTCCCGAAAGAGGAGGAGCTCCTAAAGATATCGGTAGTGTCCGATAACTTGAGGGAAAAGGCCGATACGTTGGTTGTAGTCGGCATGGGAGGGTCATCGAGAGGGGCCAAGGCTGTTCATCAGGCCGTTGGAAGAGAAAGAGGGAACTTACTCTTCATTGACAACATTGACCCCAATCTAATTGATGAAACCCTTAAGAAAATAGACTGGAAAAGAACTGCATTTGCATTTATAAGCAAATCGGGAAGAACATTAGAAACGGTTACTGCTATGAACGTTATTATCGAAGAGCTAAAGAGGAGAAACTTAACGAAGGGAAGGCTCGTCTTTGTCGGGGATAGGGGAAACAGCTTTGAGGAGATTTCGAGGGAGTTTGATGCCCCATTTTTGGAAATTCCAAAAGAAGTTGGAGGAAGGTTTTCGGTATTTACTGCAGTTGGACTTTTACCTTTAATGTTTGCAAGCTACGACATTGTTAAGTTTTTGGATGGAGCCTACGATTCTATCAATGCGCCAATTTCGGCCTTCTACCTTGCTGCATCAAAGTACCTTCACTATCAAAAAGGAAGAAACATATCCGTGGTCATGCCCTACTCGTCGTACATGAGCGAGTTTACAGAGTGGTACGCTCAGCTCTGGGCAGAGTCCTTAGGCAAACTCGGAAAAGGTCAAACTCCTCTGAAGGCAATAGGAACCTCCTCACAGCACTCAATTCTCCAACTCTTCATCGACGGTCCTGACGATAAGTTCTACCAACTCTTTTTCGTTAACAGCTATCCTGTTGACTTGGAACTCCCCGAAAAAACATACGTCCTTCCCTACCTTTCTAAAAAGAAAATTTCTGAGGTCATGAGGGCAGAATTTGAAGGAACCCTCTTCGCCCTTAAACGGAGCAAAAGGCCAATCGTCAGGTTTGAACTTAGCAGTTTGAGTGAGTATCAGATGGGATACCTTTTGATGTTTTACATGATTTCGGTGGTTGTGATGGCCAAGCTTTTAGGAATTAACCCTTACGGTCAACCGGCAGTTGAGATAGGTAAAAAGTACGCATCCGAAATCCTAATGGGAAGAGGGGGAGATGTTTAACGATGTCTGTTTAAGTGAAGAGGAGCTCCTAAGATTAAACAGAGTTCTAATCGAAAAGCTTTTGGAGGGAGCTCCCTTAGAGGACAAAGTTTCCGTTTACCTCTGGAACGGAGAGAGAGTTTGGGGAAGGGGGGAGGAGCTGAGGATAGAAATCAAAAAGGTTTGGGCTTTGAGAGAGGCCTTGAGTGAGTTTTCGGACCTCTCCCTCGCTGAAAGCTACATATACGATTTATTGGATTTAAAGGGGGATATCTACCTCGTTTTTCCCATTGCAGACTGGCTGATTGAGAAGTTCTCTTCTCTGAGGAAAAAATTAGAACTCCTTAAAACTATAAGAAAAATCCCAAAGCTTAAGGAATTAGAAAAGTGTAGGGCTGAGGTTAGAGGGGAGCTCCACAGCATAGAGAGGGACAAACAGGCAGTTCAGTACCACTACGATGTCTCTAACGATTTTTACAAGCTCTTCTTGGATAAAAATATGGTCTACTCCTGCGGTTACTTTAAAACCCCTGAGGACCCGTTAGACAGAGCTCAGGAACAGAAACTTGACTACATATGCAGGAAGTTGAGGTTAAAGCCGGGAGAGAAATTCTTAGATATAGGTTGCGGTTGGGGGAGTTTGATAGTACATGCCTCCAAAAAGTACGGAGCCAAATCTGTGGGAATTACCCTGAGTAAGAATCAGTACGAGTTTGTTAGGGAGAGAATTAAAAAGGAGGGACTTGAAGAAAAGTGCAAGGTTCTCCTTGCAGACTACAGGGAAATCACAGACTGGGGATACTACGACAAAATAGCAAGCATTGGAATGTTTGAACACGTTGGAAAGAAGAGAGCTCTAACCTACTTCAAGCAGGCGTACAAACTCCTAAAGTACGGAGGAGTTTTCCTTAACCACGCAATAAGTTCGAACTACCATGAGTACGGAAAGCCCCCTTCTCAATTTATAAGGAAGTACGTCTTCCCTGATGGGGAGCTCCTTCCCATCTACTTAACAATCGAAGAGGCCGAGGAGGCCGGCTTTGAGGTTAGGGATGTTGAGTCATTGAGGGAGCACTACGCCCTCACTCTGATGCACTGGGTTAGGAATTTGGAGAAAAACCACGGTAAGGCTGTTGAGGTGGCAGGAGAGGTCAAGTATAGGATTTGGCGCCTCTACATGGCCTCAAGTGCCTACCAGTTTTTAACCAACAGGATAGGTCTTTACCAGACCCTCTTAGTGAAAACAAAACCCAACGGGGATTCAGGATTTCCCCTTACGAGAGAATACATGTACAGGGAGGGAGCGTGAAAGCAGTTGTAATGGCAGGGGGATTTGGAACGAGAATTCAGCCTTTAACAAACTCTCGACCAAAGCCAATGCTTCCTGTTGTAAACGTTCCGATGATGGAACACATAATGAAGGATTTGGTTTCCCTTGGAATTGAGGATATTGTAGTTCTCCTCTACTACAAACCTGAAGTTATAAAGAACTACTTTGGAAACGGAGAAAGGATAGGGGCAAGGATTACATACGTTCTCCCTGAGGCCGACTTTGGGACGGCTGGGGCCGTTAAAAAAGCACAGAAATACCTTGATGAAACTTTTATAGTTGTAAGTGGCGATGTGATAACAGACTTTGATTTGAGGGAGATTGTTGGGTTCCACGAGTTTAAGAACTCAAAGCTGACAATAACCCTAACCTCCGTTTCAAACCCCCTCCAGTTTGGAATAGTGATAAAGGATAAGGACGGAAAAATTTTAAAGTTTTTGGAAAAGCCGAGCTGGGGGGAGGTTTTTAGCGATACCATAAATACGGGAATCTACGTAATTGAGCCAGAAGTTTTAGACTACATTCCTGAAAACGTTCCCTTCGACTTTAGCAAGGACCTTTTTCCACTCTTAATGGAAAAGGGGATAACCCTTTACGGTTTTGAATCTGAAGGTTACTGGAAGGACGTTGGAAATCCTGATGCTTACAGGGAAGTAAACAGTGATATTTTGAACGGAAACGTCAAGCTTCAGATTCCGGGTAAAGCCGTAAAGTATCCAGAGGGGATTCTTTTCCTCCAAGGGGACGTTAAGGTTCCTGAGTCTGTAAGGATAAAGGGAACCGTTGTTTT
The Balnearium lithotrophicum DNA segment above includes these coding regions:
- the mutL gene encoding DNA mismatch repair endonuclease MutL, coding for MIKRLSQETVRRISSGQIASSPKAVLKELIENAVDSAPREIRVVIDSPFSFSVSDDGVGIDYRELPLTVERFTTSKISEFSDLNRLRTYGFRGEALYAISQVSFLTIKSSPSGQIGGKLVVRGGRVEEYSPIPYRKGTTVEIRELFFNTPVRRKSVGRKGKSSLENLSRIYALANPNVTFRINDKFLPASSLEERVLQVFGKSWDFLKVEGKLVKVFFNREKKGIKQVFVNRRPVGLPQAEKLLLDLGIKSFILFIEVPPDLVDPNVTPTKERVLIESDEYLKELEELLSVQIKLPKFHVVREEREIEYRSPIKIIGSDGTVLIAHDAENYYFFDLHLIHERVNYEELLEKLRKGEVRKVSLSKPLDLDKGLLEKLKDLGIGFEENGERLLVYEIPEILSIEDILNLKNSSPETVAAVACRRAVKSGYRIVNLEEMEELFNRYLLCKDREFCPHGRPIYYKMKKQKVYSQLGRKLKL
- the ppsA gene encoding phosphoenolpyruvate synthase; protein product: MERLVVWLEEVGIEDVPIVGGKNASLGEMMKALSPKGINIPEGFVVTANAYRYFIKYNNLQEKIKETLKGLNVNDVDDLHRRGEKVRELIRSGSFPDDLKELIVKYYKELSKKFDTEAVDVAVRSSATAEDLPNASFAGQQETYLNVRGVDNLLNSIKKCFASLFTDRAISYRESFGFDHFKVALAVGVQKMVRSDLASSGVGFSLDTESGFKDVVLVTGSYGLGEMVVRGAVTPDEWLVFKPTLKEGYKAIIEKKLGDKKQKMVYGETEKEPVKIVPVPLSDRERFCLTDDEVLTLSRWICEIEDYYSEKNGRWTPMDVEWAKDGELNKLYIVQARPETVHSRKDYSKIVVYRITEPPEMRKKKVLVTGIAVGKKIAEGKVKILMSVEEADRFEKGDILVTDMTDPDWEPIMKKAAAIVTNRGGRTCHAAIVARELGVPAVVGTENATEVLKEGQQVTVSCAEGAVGYVYDGHVDYEVKEVDLRELPKPKTPIMFNVATPENAFDLSFLPNDGVGLAREEFIINNYIGIHPNALIKIDEIREKDGKLFEEIERRTKGYKDKKQFYVDKLAFGIARIAAAFYPKPVIVRFSDFKSNEYANLLGGKYFEPKEENPMLGWRGAARYYSPEFKEAFGLECLAIKKVREEIGLKNVTVMVPFCRTPEEGEKVLKVMEEYGLKKGEDGLQVYVMCEIPSNVILFKEFSEFFDGFSIGSNDLTQLTLGVDRDSALVSHIYDERNEAVKWMVGRAIEEGKKYKRKVGICGQAPSDHPDFAQFLVEKGIDTISINPDSILDVIRAVYEIEKKLGRG
- a CDS encoding NAD(P)-dependent oxidoreductase, producing the protein MKVAFFELEGWEVPIIERELKPKNFEILKLEREPLTERKVSEIRDVEVLSVFIYSRVGREIIDSLPNLKLITTRSTGFDHIDINYAKERGIGVCNVPDYGMETVAEYTLLLILSLLRKLKPTLERVCRGIFSREGLRGNDLEGKTVGIVGTGRIGSRLIKLLSGFDVNVVAYDVKPRESLVKDFKVKYVSLEELLKTSDIVTLHVPYLPSTHHLINKENVKLLKDGAFLINTSRGAVVETEAVIEALKSGKLSGVALDTFEGEEVWTEEELIIFRGEKDISPEILKKAIESFSLTQFDNAIVTPHNAYNTHEAIMRILQKTLNNIVSFKEKGRCIYPVV
- a CDS encoding glucose-6-phosphate isomerase, yielding MKVFFDDSGFSFSDYESTLEKFKPNSLLTKKEMPFLELPKEEELLKISVVSDNLREKADTLVVVGMGGSSRGAKAVHQAVGRERGNLLFIDNIDPNLIDETLKKIDWKRTAFAFISKSGRTLETVTAMNVIIEELKRRNLTKGRLVFVGDRGNSFEEISREFDAPFLEIPKEVGGRFSVFTAVGLLPLMFASYDIVKFLDGAYDSINAPISAFYLAASKYLHYQKGRNISVVMPYSSYMSEFTEWYAQLWAESLGKLGKGQTPLKAIGTSSQHSILQLFIDGPDDKFYQLFFVNSYPVDLELPEKTYVLPYLSKKKISEVMRAEFEGTLFALKRSKRPIVRFELSSLSEYQMGYLLMFYMISVVVMAKLLGINPYGQPAVEIGKKYASEILMGRGGDV
- a CDS encoding SAM-dependent methyltransferase, which translates into the protein MFNDVCLSEEELLRLNRVLIEKLLEGAPLEDKVSVYLWNGERVWGRGEELRIEIKKVWALREALSEFSDLSLAESYIYDLLDLKGDIYLVFPIADWLIEKFSSLRKKLELLKTIRKIPKLKELEKCRAEVRGELHSIERDKQAVQYHYDVSNDFYKLFLDKNMVYSCGYFKTPEDPLDRAQEQKLDYICRKLRLKPGEKFLDIGCGWGSLIVHASKKYGAKSVGITLSKNQYEFVRERIKKEGLEEKCKVLLADYREITDWGYYDKIASIGMFEHVGKKRALTYFKQAYKLLKYGGVFLNHAISSNYHEYGKPPSQFIRKYVFPDGELLPIYLTIEEAEEAGFEVRDVESLREHYALTLMHWVRNLEKNHGKAVEVAGEVKYRIWRLYMASSAYQFLTNRIGLYQTLLVKTKPNGDSGFPLTREYMYREGA